The following are encoded together in the Gasterosteus aculeatus chromosome 7, fGasAcu3.hap1.1, whole genome shotgun sequence genome:
- the LOC120814647 gene encoding uncharacterized protein LOC120814647 isoform X4, which yields MIVWPAKKYFSKEEMIFSILVIFILTSCVCAGSFVVNVTQSWYHAEENHNISLEWMFPTSTDPSPNALYVSCETLIYQTHSVLFHLYEGVEVPEMQDKRFAGRVQWDKDVLREGRLRLHISRLQTNDSGLYWCQVDTSYGRNYKECHLNVTAVKGQPEPETTSDTRLRGDPLRWIGLYWALGLTAALLVIYSFCLYITKRIRDQYNKRYIKTTIQVIDPLRFCTETV from the exons gGAGGAGATGATCTTCAGCATCCTGGTGATCTTCATCCTGACCTCCTGTGTCTGTG cagggtcatttgtagtgaatgtgacacaaagctggtatcatgcagaggagaaccacaacatctcaCTGGAATGGATGTTCCCCACCAGCACGGACCCCTCCCCCAACGCCCTTTATGTCTCCTGTGAGACGTTAATTTATCAGACACACTCAGTCCTGTTTCATCTATATGAAGGTGTCGAGGTCCCAGAGATGCAGGATAAACGCTTTGCAGGACGagtccagtgggacaaagacgtcctcagagaaggacgactcagacttcacatctccagactccagactAATGACTCGGGGCTGTACTGGTGTCAAGTGGACACAAGTTATGGGAGGAACTATAAGGAATGTCACCTCAATGTCACTG cagtgaaggGTCAACCTGAACCTGAAACAACGAGTGACACCAGACTGAGAGGAGATCCTCTGAGATGGATCGGCCTCTACTGGGCACTGGGACTGACAGCAGCTCTACTggtcatttattcattctgtcTCTACATTACCAAAAGGATTAGAGATCAGTACAACAAACGATACATCAAAACCACAATTCAAGTTATTGATCCTTTAAGGTTTTGCACAGAAACAGTCTGA
- the LOC144410209 gene encoding uncharacterized protein LOC144410209 yields MIGACVSAPSLVQVLEEVVYLLKSFSSHHPRRPREEMICSILVIFILTSCVCAGSFVVNVTQSWYHAEENHNISLEWMFPTSTDPSPNALYITCEMVADEIPSLMFHLYEGVEVPEIRDVRFAGRVQWDKDVLREGRLRLHISRLQTNDSGLYWCEVLTSYGVNFKECHLKVTAVKDRPEPETTSDTSLRGDPQGWIVLYCALGLTAALLVVY; encoded by the exons ATGATCGGCGCTTGTGTGAGTGCACCTTCACTCGTGCAGGTTTTGGAAGAAGTAGTTTATTTATTGAAGAGCTTCAGTTCACATCACCCAAGACGTCCAAG ggaggagatgatctgcagcatcctggtgatcttcatcctgacctcctgtgtctgtg cagggtcatttgtagtgaatgtgacacagagctggtatcatgcagaggagaaccacaacatctcaCTGGAATGGATGTTCCCCACCAGCACGGACCCCTCCCCCAACGCCCTTTATATCACTTGTGAGATGGTAGCTGATGAGATACCATCACTCATGTTTCATCTGTATGAAGGTGTCGAGGTCCCAGAGATTCGGGATGTACGCTTTGCAGGACGagtccagtgggacaaagacgtcctcagagaaggacgactcagacttcacatctccagactccagactAATGACTCGGGGCTGTACTGGTGTGAAGTGCTCACAAGTTATGGCGTGAACTTCAAGGAATGTCACCTAAAGGTCACTG cagtgaaggatCGACCCGAACCTGAGACAACGAGTGACACCAGTCTGAGAGGAGATCCTCAGGGATGGATTGTTCTCTACTGTGCACTGGGACTGACAGCAGCTCTACTGGTTGTTTATTAA
- the LOC144410210 gene encoding uncharacterized protein LOC144410210 yields MICSILVIFILTSCVCAGSFVVNVTQSWYHAEENHNISLEWMFPTSTDPSPNALYVSCEMLPDKTPFILFELYKGVEVPELQDKRFAGRVQWDKDVLREGRLRLHISRLQTNDSGLYWCQVDTSYGKNYKECHLKVTAVKDRPEPETTSDTRLRGDPRGRIGLYCVLGLTAALLVPLFYLCFANKTSDQQNKRYTRNTIQVIDPLSVCTETV; encoded by the exons atgatctgcagcatcctggtgatcttcatcctgacctcctgtgtctgtg cagggtcatttgtagtgaatgtgacacagagctggtatcatgcagaggagaaccacaacatctcaCTGGAATGGATGTTCCCCACCAGCACGGACCCCTCCCCCAACGCCCTTTATGTCTCCTGTGAGATGTTACCTGATAAGACACCCTTTATCCTGTTTGAGCTGTATAAAGGTGTCGAGGTCCCAGAGCTGCAGGATAAACGCTTTGCAGGACGagtccagtgggacaaagacgtcctcagagaaggacgactcagacttcacatctccagactccagactAATGACTCGGGGCTGTACTGGTGTCAAGTGGACACAAGTTATGGGAAGAACTATAAGGAATGTCACCTAAAGGTCACTG cagtgaaggatCGACCCGAACCTGAGACAACGAGTGACACCAGACTGAGAGGAGATCCTCGGGGAAGGATCGGCCTCTACTGTGTACTGGGACTGACAGCAGCTCTACTGGTTCCTTTATTTTATCTCTGCTTTGCAAACAAGACCAGTGATCAGCAGAACAAACGATACACCAGAAACACAATTCAAGTTATTGATCCTTTAAGTGTTTGTACAGAAACAGTCTGA